One window of the Vicinamibacterales bacterium genome contains the following:
- a CDS encoding ABC transporter permease produces the protein METLAQDVRYSFRQFVRRPRFTAIAVLSLALAIGGNSLIFGLLDGFVFNPFRYPDPGRLVSIGVTFPKVSSDTTYVEALSPAEYGDIRAARSFSHFGAFDLGNRNVSGGDVPERVFTALLLDDLFPVIGLPPHLGRGFTAEELAPRGPRVAILSHRLWQSRFGADPQIVGRSIRIGGEATTVVGVMPPELVLIGADLWIPWGASATDVPRAARQFTILGRLAPGVALERANAELAAIARQVQQTHLASFKEYEGWRLIATPWAAALFQDLRPAAFLMLCAVGLVLLIACANLSSLMLARATMRTREVAVRLALGAARWRIARQLLTESMLLAFFGAAGGLVLASIGLKFAGLLIPSTFANLGLDATINGRVLVWSAALATAAAVLVALLPALHASRTDPYESLKSDGRSGTNRAGSRMRQVLIVAEMALSVVLLLGAGLLMRSVVNLQRADLGFNPENVLTMRLTLPQQKYPTGEAVTSFFEELIRRVQNVPGVTSVAMVSQFPPVGPFSSQVEVEGVAATGTTLPTANTTVASRDYFRTIAIPLLRGRFFGSEDTPAAPRRAIVNQAFVARHLVDRDPLTSRVRIVGRSGPGSWIEIVGVVGDARNNGAGAMVRPELFIPMEQGRDAWNQLFLLVRSAGDAAGMVSPVRAAVTTIDPEQPVYAIQTMREAVAMSAFQQRIAALLLGTFAMVALVLAAVGIYGVMSQSVSARTQEIGVRMAVGAESTDVLRLILVQIGKLAAIGLAIGTGLLLLAGPALEGLLFGVRPADATTIAAVALALGTVAVVAGWIPARRASRVNPIEALRCE, from the coding sequence ATGGAAACGCTTGCGCAGGACGTCCGCTATTCCTTTCGACAGTTCGTCAGGCGCCCGCGGTTCACCGCGATCGCGGTGCTGTCGCTGGCGCTGGCGATCGGTGGCAACAGCCTGATCTTCGGCTTGCTGGATGGATTCGTCTTCAACCCGTTCCGATATCCCGATCCCGGCCGGCTCGTTTCGATCGGGGTCACGTTCCCGAAGGTCTCGTCGGACACGACCTATGTCGAGGCGCTTTCCCCGGCGGAGTACGGGGATATCCGCGCCGCGCGTTCCTTCTCGCACTTCGGCGCCTTCGACCTCGGGAACCGCAATGTGTCGGGCGGTGACGTGCCGGAGCGGGTTTTCACCGCACTGCTGCTCGACGACCTGTTCCCGGTGATCGGATTGCCCCCGCACCTCGGCCGCGGGTTCACCGCCGAGGAGCTGGCGCCCCGCGGTCCGCGCGTCGCCATCCTCAGTCATCGACTCTGGCAGTCGCGGTTCGGCGCGGACCCGCAGATCGTCGGACGCAGCATCCGGATTGGCGGTGAGGCCACGACGGTGGTGGGCGTGATGCCGCCGGAGCTCGTCCTGATCGGGGCGGACCTCTGGATCCCCTGGGGCGCCAGTGCCACGGACGTGCCGCGCGCCGCGCGACAGTTCACCATTCTCGGACGGCTCGCGCCCGGCGTGGCACTCGAGCGGGCGAACGCCGAGCTCGCCGCGATTGCACGGCAGGTCCAACAGACGCATCTCGCCTCCTTCAAGGAGTACGAAGGCTGGCGCCTGATCGCGACACCGTGGGCTGCCGCCCTGTTCCAGGATCTGCGGCCGGCGGCGTTCCTCATGCTGTGTGCCGTAGGCCTCGTGCTGCTGATCGCGTGCGCCAACCTCTCCAGTCTGATGCTGGCGCGGGCCACGATGAGGACCCGGGAAGTCGCCGTTCGCCTCGCGCTCGGAGCGGCGCGCTGGCGCATTGCCAGGCAGCTCCTGACGGAGAGCATGCTGCTGGCCTTTTTCGGCGCGGCCGGCGGCCTGGTCCTCGCCTCCATCGGCCTGAAGTTCGCCGGGCTCTTGATCCCATCGACGTTCGCCAACCTGGGTCTCGACGCCACGATCAATGGCCGCGTGCTGGTCTGGAGTGCGGCGCTCGCAACGGCGGCAGCTGTCCTTGTCGCGCTACTGCCAGCCCTTCACGCCAGTCGCACCGATCCGTACGAATCGTTGAAGTCGGACGGGCGCAGCGGCACGAACCGGGCCGGCAGTCGCATGCGCCAGGTGCTCATCGTCGCCGAGATGGCCCTCTCGGTCGTCCTTCTCCTGGGCGCCGGCCTCCTGATGCGCAGCGTGGTCAATCTGCAGCGCGCGGACCTCGGGTTCAATCCCGAGAACGTCCTCACCATGCGGCTGACGCTGCCGCAGCAGAAGTATCCCACCGGCGAGGCGGTGACGTCCTTCTTCGAGGAGCTGATCCGACGGGTGCAGAACGTGCCCGGCGTGACGAGCGTCGCGATGGTGTCGCAGTTCCCGCCTGTGGGACCGTTCAGCTCCCAGGTTGAAGTCGAGGGCGTCGCGGCAACGGGGACCACCCTGCCCACGGCCAACACCACCGTGGCGTCGCGCGATTACTTCCGGACGATCGCCATCCCGCTCCTCCGCGGACGCTTCTTCGGAAGCGAGGACACGCCGGCCGCGCCGCGCCGCGCCATCGTCAACCAGGCGTTCGTCGCCCGACATCTCGTGGATCGCGATCCGCTCACCTCGCGCGTCCGCATCGTCGGCCGCAGCGGACCGGGAAGCTGGATCGAGATCGTGGGCGTCGTCGGCGACGCCAGGAACAACGGCGCCGGCGCGATGGTGCGACCCGAGCTCTTCATCCCGATGGAGCAGGGACGCGACGCGTGGAACCAGTTGTTCCTCCTGGTGCGGTCGGCCGGCGATGCTGCGGGGATGGTGTCGCCCGTCCGCGCGGCCGTGACCACCATCGATCCGGAGCAGCCGGTCTACGCGATCCAGACGATGAGGGAGGCGGTCGCGATGTCGGCGTTCCAGCAGCGGATCGCGGCGCTGCTGCTCGGTACCTTCGCGATGGTCGCGCTGGTCCTCGCCGCGGTCGGGATCTACGGCGTCATGTCGCAATCGGTGAGCGCCCGGACGCAGGAGATCGGCGTGCGGATGGCTGTGGGTGCCGAATCGACCGATGTGTTGCGGTTGATCCTGGTGCAGATCGGAAAACTCGCCGCGATCGGTCTCGCGATCGGCACCGGCCTGCTGTTGCTGGCCGGCCCGGCGCTGGAAGGATTGCTGTTCGGAGTGCGACCAGCAGACGCGACCACAATCGCCGCCGTCGCGCTCGCCCTCGGCACGGTCGCCGTCGTCGCCGGCTGGATCCCGGCCCGCCGCGCGAGCCGGGTCAACCCGATCGAGGCCTTGCGCTGCGAGTGA
- a CDS encoding PadR family transcriptional regulator, whose translation MPRKPAPEPRKALSLPVIHILLALAEGARHGYAIKQDVQERTGGAIRLGPGTLYEAIQRLLEAGLIAETSGADAENGQQAQRRYYALTAEGWAALEDEIHRLGAIVDRARAHPKLRKGLA comes from the coding sequence ATGCCCCGAAAGCCCGCACCCGAGCCTCGCAAGGCCCTTTCGCTCCCCGTCATCCATATTCTGCTCGCGCTCGCCGAGGGGGCGCGGCACGGCTACGCGATCAAGCAGGACGTCCAGGAACGGACCGGGGGCGCGATCCGGCTCGGGCCGGGCACGCTCTACGAGGCGATTCAGCGGCTGCTGGAGGCCGGGCTGATCGCGGAGACGAGCGGCGCGGATGCGGAGAATGGACAGCAGGCGCAGCGCCGCTATTACGCCCTCACCGCCGAGGGGTGGGCCGCCCTGGAAGACGAGATCCACCGGCTCGGCGCCATCGTCGACCGGGCGCGCGCCCATCCGAAGCTGCGCAAGGGACTCGCGTGA
- a CDS encoding Gfo/Idh/MocA family oxidoreductase, translating into MTLRRPKEMSMGITDSKLTRRDFLGAAAGVALLSATPAHAWKRVQGANDRVRMALIGCGNRGGQVTDFFLRHQDMQFVAACDVFKERLDARVNAFARSAHTVQAGSKVDAVEDYRRVLDRKDVDAVFIATPDHWHCDILTDAIKAGKDVYVEKPLSNTIERAVSALKAYRGSNRVVQLGTQQRSGPHFQEAAEIVQSGKLGKVTHAVLLYPGTGYGRGPEEPTAPPAGLNWDMFQGPAPRHPYKVGRHRSWRGYWDYGGGLITDWGVHLTDVALWYLEAQSAAPLLTSGSAQYVNLVNPERDQSPDSFSVTWQYPEFVMTFTNILSEARQGEFDRRGNYFYGPQGSLLVNRVGYEMRPRPQRAGGAGRRGAGAPAAAGTAPAPAPALTMPFEYTRKDYAENYQDDPHTIAHTRNFLDCVKSRRKPVSDLEIGFHASLPCILGVMAVRQGRSFKWDAQALKAVPV; encoded by the coding sequence ATGACGCTGCGGCGTCCCAAGGAGATGAGCATGGGCATCACGGACAGCAAACTGACGCGGCGTGACTTCCTCGGCGCGGCCGCTGGAGTCGCGCTCCTGTCGGCCACGCCCGCGCACGCGTGGAAGCGCGTGCAAGGCGCCAACGATCGCGTGCGGATGGCGCTGATCGGGTGCGGCAACCGCGGCGGACAAGTCACCGATTTCTTCCTGCGGCATCAGGACATGCAGTTCGTGGCCGCGTGCGACGTGTTCAAGGAACGGCTGGACGCACGCGTCAACGCGTTCGCCCGGTCCGCCCATACCGTGCAGGCCGGCAGCAAGGTGGACGCCGTTGAAGACTATCGCCGCGTCCTCGACCGCAAGGACGTGGACGCGGTGTTCATCGCCACGCCCGACCACTGGCACTGTGACATCCTGACCGACGCGATCAAGGCGGGCAAGGACGTCTACGTCGAGAAGCCGCTGTCGAACACCATCGAGCGGGCCGTCTCCGCGCTGAAGGCGTACCGCGGATCCAACCGGGTCGTGCAGCTGGGCACCCAGCAGCGGTCCGGTCCCCACTTCCAGGAAGCGGCGGAGATCGTCCAGTCGGGCAAGCTGGGCAAGGTGACGCACGCCGTGCTCCTCTATCCCGGCACCGGCTACGGCCGCGGCCCGGAGGAGCCCACCGCGCCGCCGGCGGGACTCAACTGGGACATGTTCCAGGGGCCGGCGCCGCGACATCCCTACAAGGTGGGCCGCCACCGCAGCTGGCGCGGCTACTGGGACTATGGCGGCGGCCTGATTACCGACTGGGGCGTGCACCTGACCGACGTCGCGCTCTGGTATCTCGAGGCGCAGAGCGCCGCTCCGCTGCTGACGAGCGGCTCCGCGCAGTACGTGAACCTCGTCAACCCGGAGCGCGACCAGTCTCCGGACTCGTTCTCCGTGACGTGGCAGTATCCCGAGTTCGTCATGACGTTCACCAACATTCTCTCCGAGGCGCGTCAGGGGGAGTTCGATCGGCGCGGCAACTACTTCTACGGCCCGCAAGGCAGTCTGCTCGTCAACCGCGTCGGCTACGAGATGCGGCCGCGGCCGCAGCGCGCCGGCGGCGCCGGCCGTCGTGGCGCGGGCGCTCCGGCGGCGGCCGGGACGGCGCCGGCACCGGCGCCCGCGCTGACGATGCCGTTCGAATACACGCGCAAGGATTACGCGGAGAACTACCAGGACGATCCGCACACCATCGCGCATACGCGCAATTTCCTCGATTGCGTCAAGTCGCGTCGGAAGCCGGTCTCCGACCTCGAGATCGGATTCCACGCCTCGCTGCCCTGTATCCTCGGCGTCATGGCCGTACGTCAGGGCCGGTCGTTCAAATGGGACGCGCAGGCGTTGAAGGCGGTCCCTGTGTAG
- a CDS encoding PadR family transcriptional regulator: protein MPSSDRSDLFPGALEMMILQTLRRGPRHGYELAQAIRRASDDLVHVEEGSLYPALQRMLKAGWLSAEWGKSARNREVRIYTLTAAGRRQLERKAGAFERLMTGITKVMRARES from the coding sequence ATGCCGTCATCAGATCGCTCCGATCTCTTTCCTGGCGCGTTGGAGATGATGATTCTCCAGACGCTGCGCCGTGGCCCCCGGCACGGTTATGAACTGGCGCAAGCCATCCGACGCGCGTCGGACGACCTCGTGCATGTGGAGGAGGGTTCGCTGTATCCCGCGCTGCAGCGCATGCTCAAGGCCGGCTGGCTGTCCGCCGAATGGGGCAAGTCGGCGCGCAACCGTGAGGTACGCATCTACACACTCACCGCCGCGGGGCGCAGGCAGCTGGAGCGGAAGGCTGGTGCGTTCGAACGGCTGATGACCGGCATCACGAAGGTCATGCGGGCGAGAGAGTCATGA
- a CDS encoding ABC transporter permease, giving the protein MTAWRWLFGRRADTELAREIDAHIAERVDELVDEGWSEADATAQARREFGNRTLQIERSREVWIAPWLSSVWQDLRYAARSMARQPGFAVSVIGILAFGIGPVTALFSMVNGRVLRPWPVRDPSSIVIVKPIPGPKEQYGDLSNEEYRYLREHTRTLTHLATWRPGGGPIAYGTTNASVQWNFVSANYFDMLRVGMHMGRGFLPEEEDYASPRAVAVISERLWREYFGAPASILGDTILVYGQPFTIVGVAEARFFDVEWHVRRDVWMPLPSVALALAALESPGAQLARLADPRGGGVERVAGRLAPGTSRAAALAELDVLGRQFRSTVPMDAHGYALRDTRPVSLDPKALSRQLPVLTTLFGALMLVMLLACANAGNLILARGLSRQRELAIRLSLGASRWRVTRQLVTEALLMAVVASGVGLGVGVLGLQIMVRSTGSPLLGNPDPYMPDLLVVVVTIALAFLACLASSVFPSLRSTRISIAARTAESGAGRPGAGRLRTTLLAVQLAVSLVLLVAAGLLTRAVGHAMTLDPGFAIHESQAVSLRLPPGASRERSAVFQRTLRDALEGGQLPPLAFSESTAITTSHRSIPFRRGDDGPGTSRATIIARDVSGSYFSVLDIPLVAGRTLADDARAPEVVVNQSAARLFWPNGDPLGKRLVTGNGDAGQQYTVVGVAKDVPVTTLSEIPPVAYRSLQSGGLVLVRDLSPAIVERIVAVARGIEPKVEFAARPLAEDIRMATRDVAAASRFSWAVGLLALILATAGAFGVFAYAVEERRREIGVRLALGAQAAQVVWIVIGGARWPLLLGLGGGLVLSFAAAPLIRRFLYGLTPFDAITYLTTSALLVAAALVATWIPAQRAIRIDPAITLRAD; this is encoded by the coding sequence ATGACTGCGTGGCGGTGGCTCTTCGGTCGTCGCGCGGACACCGAGCTGGCGCGGGAGATCGACGCCCACATTGCCGAGCGCGTCGACGAGCTGGTGGACGAGGGGTGGAGCGAGGCCGACGCGACGGCGCAGGCACGGCGCGAGTTCGGCAACAGGACCTTGCAGATCGAACGCAGCCGTGAGGTCTGGATAGCGCCCTGGTTGTCGAGCGTGTGGCAGGACCTTCGCTACGCGGCGCGATCGATGGCAAGGCAGCCGGGATTTGCCGTGAGCGTGATCGGGATTCTCGCGTTCGGCATCGGACCTGTCACGGCCCTGTTCTCGATGGTCAACGGCAGGGTGTTGCGTCCATGGCCGGTGCGCGATCCGTCCTCGATCGTGATCGTCAAGCCGATTCCTGGACCGAAAGAGCAGTACGGCGACCTGTCGAACGAGGAGTACCGGTATCTCCGCGAACATACCCGTACGCTGACGCATCTGGCGACGTGGCGGCCTGGCGGCGGCCCGATCGCCTACGGCACGACGAACGCCTCCGTCCAATGGAACTTCGTGAGCGCCAACTATTTCGACATGCTGCGTGTCGGAATGCACATGGGACGCGGGTTCCTTCCCGAAGAAGAGGACTATGCGTCGCCGCGAGCCGTGGCGGTCATCAGCGAGCGCCTGTGGCGCGAGTACTTCGGCGCGCCGGCGTCAATCCTCGGCGACACCATCCTCGTGTACGGCCAGCCGTTCACGATCGTTGGCGTGGCGGAAGCGCGCTTTTTCGACGTCGAATGGCACGTCCGCCGTGACGTGTGGATGCCGCTCCCGTCCGTAGCCCTCGCACTCGCCGCGCTCGAGAGCCCGGGGGCGCAGCTCGCGCGTCTTGCCGACCCGCGCGGGGGCGGTGTCGAACGGGTGGCAGGACGTCTGGCACCCGGCACCTCGAGAGCCGCAGCGCTCGCCGAGCTCGACGTGCTTGGCCGGCAATTCCGCAGCACCGTTCCGATGGACGCGCACGGATATGCCCTGCGCGATACGCGACCCGTCAGTCTGGATCCGAAAGCCCTGTCCCGGCAGCTGCCGGTGCTGACCACGCTGTTCGGCGCGCTGATGCTGGTGATGCTGCTCGCGTGCGCGAACGCGGGCAACCTGATCCTGGCCCGCGGTCTGTCACGCCAGCGCGAGCTCGCCATCAGGCTGTCGCTCGGCGCCAGCCGCTGGCGCGTCACGCGGCAGCTGGTGACCGAAGCCTTGCTCATGGCGGTAGTGGCGAGCGGTGTCGGTCTCGGCGTTGGTGTGCTTGGACTGCAGATCATGGTTCGCAGCACGGGCTCGCCGCTGTTGGGAAACCCGGATCCGTACATGCCGGATCTTCTGGTGGTGGTGGTGACGATCGCCCTGGCGTTCCTCGCCTGCCTGGCATCGAGCGTGTTCCCGTCTTTGCGGTCGACACGCATCAGCATCGCCGCGCGCACCGCCGAGAGCGGCGCCGGCCGCCCGGGTGCCGGCCGGCTGCGGACGACCCTGCTCGCCGTGCAACTGGCGGTGTCGCTGGTCCTGCTCGTCGCTGCCGGGCTGCTGACGCGCGCCGTGGGCCATGCGATGACGCTCGATCCAGGCTTCGCCATTCACGAGTCGCAGGCGGTCTCCCTGCGATTGCCGCCAGGTGCCTCGAGGGAGCGATCGGCAGTGTTCCAGCGCACGTTGCGCGACGCGCTCGAAGGCGGGCAGCTGCCGCCGCTCGCGTTCAGCGAGTCCACGGCGATCACGACCTCGCACCGAAGCATCCCTTTCCGTCGTGGCGACGATGGTCCGGGCACGAGTCGAGCCACCATCATCGCTCGGGACGTGTCGGGGAGCTACTTCAGCGTCCTGGACATTCCGCTGGTTGCCGGTCGTACTCTGGCGGATGACGCACGCGCACCGGAGGTCGTCGTCAATCAATCCGCGGCCCGACTGTTCTGGCCGAACGGCGACCCGCTCGGCAAGCGCCTCGTGACCGGCAATGGCGACGCGGGCCAGCAATACACCGTCGTCGGTGTGGCGAAGGATGTTCCGGTCACGACGCTGTCGGAGATCCCGCCGGTCGCGTACCGATCGCTTCAATCGGGGGGCCTGGTGCTCGTGCGCGATCTGTCGCCGGCGATCGTCGAGCGCATCGTGGCGGTGGCGCGCGGCATCGAGCCGAAGGTCGAGTTTGCCGCGCGACCGCTGGCTGAGGACATCCGGATGGCGACGCGCGACGTGGCGGCGGCGAGCCGGTTTTCATGGGCGGTTGGCCTGCTCGCGCTGATCCTGGCGACCGCCGGCGCCTTCGGCGTCTTCGCCTACGCCGTCGAAGAACGGCGGCGCGAGATTGGCGTGCGCCTGGCGCTCGGCGCGCAGGCGGCGCAGGTCGTGTGGATCGTCATCGGCGGCGCGCGCTGGCCGCTGCTCCTGGGCCTGGGCGGCGGACTCGTGTTGTCCTTCGCTGCTGCGCCGCTGATCCGCCGCTTCCTCTACGGCCTCACGCCGTTCGACGCGATTACCTACCTCACCACGTCCGCCCTTCTGGTGGCGGCGGCGCTGGTGGCGACCTGGATTCCGGCGCAGCGCGCGATCCGGATCGACCCCGCGATCACGCTGCGGGCGGATTGA
- a CDS encoding glycosyltransferase, translating to MPACLLLGDADLFLQHSVTALDGDEEGLPVSILEAMAEGVPVVSTHHAGIPEAVQDGETGFLVPPGDCQAMADRTVRLLFDEDLRRTMGVAAQKRVEASFSIAGELRELRLVLAKCCPSAFRDATLETPCKSDA from the coding sequence ATGCCAGCGTGCCTGCTCCTGGGCGACGCTGACCTGTTTCTGCAACACAGCGTTACGGCGCTGGATGGGGACGAGGAGGGGTTGCCGGTGTCGATTCTGGAGGCGATGGCGGAGGGCGTTCCCGTAGTCTCTACCCACCACGCCGGTATTCCTGAGGCCGTGCAAGACGGCGAGACCGGCTTTCTCGTACCGCCAGGCGATTGTCAAGCGATGGCTGACCGTACGGTTCGGCTGCTATTTGATGAAGATCTTCGTAGGACGATGGGCGTCGCCGCACAGAAGCGAGTAGAGGCCAGTTTCTCCATTGCGGGGGAATTGCGCGAGCTTCGACTGGTGCTTGCCAAGTGCTGCCCGTCGGCTTTCAGGGATGCAACGCTCGAGACTCCCTGTAAGTCCGACGCGTAA